The region agcgttccacggcattgagaagacccgtgtaattaaggcctataatatttctgtagagatttctcctcagattaggccaataaagcaatgataacaaaaacaaaagaaaacacaaacgctcgatccaaggcccctgcatctctgcatgttagttggcgggccgagcccctccttctcgcgctgTGATTAGCAACCCACACAGATTGAACACAGATTGAAAGTTAAACGTGGGAACAATTGGCATAACAGTTAAAGCAACTGGATAAAAcgataaaaaaacacaacacaaacacttaaaGCGTCCCAGGCTACAATAACATTCAACATTACAATATGAAAagcaaactacacacacagggtcaactTGCTGCTGCAAGTTgaccctgcagcagcagatgcCACTACCAGAGCTACGGAGACTAGcaaagacacaacagaaaagtctgtgtgtgtttgtgtgtgtgtgtgtgtgtgtgtgtgtgtgtgtgtgtgtgtgtgtgtgtgtgtgtgtgtgtgtgtgtgtgtgtgtgtgtgtgtgtgtgtgtgtgtccagtcctcccatattaatgtgtaaatcacataacaagtagtcaacagaagacaatgttttaatcccactgtatatctccttgttacttttagatgagaacccgtCGCCAGCCTTTCGGACTTGGTGTCAGGCTGGGGAATTTagaaacaggcatccttggttagagtggagggaaaaaaagttaggtaaatgtcagccaacatgcatatggtatacacaattgaaattcataatgttaatcactatgcaaatgagagcatAGCTagttcatggtcatttttaaggtgtaGTAATTTCAgacttttacacaattcaattactgtatggtatgttagataacaacagtaagagctaaaattagagcaattgaaagagtgaaacattagtctcctgtcatctccttctcatgcactggttagccatggttgtaaacagttcattaaataattttcagtagattttgtcctttcttagcatgtgctattgctacaaTAGATATgcaaaggacaacttgtcatttttgtgttctatttgttcagactgctattaaaactgataaacctattcagctttccatgattttTTATAATcattatactcttaaatcagcgggttgtagacccctgcgttggtgagtgtggtgcgacaccccataagcaccaaacacgtacacatactGGTGAaacgggtttgtacgaggctgggagggaatcatcacagtatacccactacaataaaatagactacaccactgaaTATAATTCTTAATATGAGGACACTTTGAATCTCCATTCCAAATACACTTTCTTGCACAGTACATTATCCTTCTCATTAGACTCCTGCAAGCCCGAGCCTGATGTCCCGACCCAATTGGCCGCTGACCACCAGTATGCCTCCACTGGAGTGGtctatttaaagaaaataaatcctgttcaggACATGCTGGTATAGATGTCTACTTTTACACAATCATAGAagggttattttttttaatgttttcctttctggtttaaaGTAAGTTTTGCAAACTTTCATTTGTAGCTCAACTATGCCCTTGACCTTAGCAGACTGGAGGGGAAATGCTGGTCAAAGAGGGGGATGTCTGCCTGACAAGGGAAGACTTTTGGAGCTTGGGCCTTCCTAGGAACATGGAGTCCAATGTAGGCATAGGGAAGCTGTAACATGTAGGGTATTTTTTGGGGGAAATAATTGAAAAAGTTACTTTTGTTACTCTTTTTTTCAGATTGGAAACGCATGTTTCAAACTTGTGGCGGAGGCCGCCCGAAGACATGTGAGGCTTTGTCATTTGTTGACCTGTGaaacattgtatttttttccaaataatTGCAACAGTTATGTACTGCGATTTTCCCATGTGGTGCACTAATAACTATGAATATTTCATCTCAATCAATACAGGGAAAAGACATCCACGTTGTTGACGCATATGTGGTTCCAACTTGGAAGTCTGAAACAGTGGTCCCTATGGCTGGTCTTCCAGTACGTCATTATTTCCTGTAAGCTTCTGTGTAGTTTGAGACTGACCAACAGTAAATGCCCAAGAATGTGTTCAAATTGCTAGGGTGACCTGCTGCAGAAGGACCTAATCATCCTCCCTGCCTGGAGCCGACAGCCAGGGAAAGCAGACCACTATATGCTTTGCGTGAGTCTATTACAGATCATCTCAACCGGTGAAGTAAAAATGAGCTGCAGTGTTGGGATATGTTTTCATTCCTAATTATGGACTGTTTGTGATCTGAGCTGTTCTGTGAATGGTTTAGAGGTCATGAAACCAGCAGATAGAGAGCTCATTTTGCTGGACTCTCAAGAACCAGAAGGGTTAACTATTATGTTCCTATCTCACTCAAAAGCCACAGACGGAGGCTTGCGTACTGGACCAACGAAGCCCGAGCATTGCTTGCAGGGTTACTGGAGCCAGTGTATAGGATCCCAAAGGCCAAAAAGACCGAACGGTAAAGGACACCCAGTGGACACTGGGCATCAGTGCCACTCTCCCCTACGTattaattcttttttttgtacaaGCAAAATAAATCGCTTCAATAAAATGTTCAAGTTCTGAATTATCAGTTAATAGAAACTAGAAAATACTGTCTTAATGTTTAACTTTAACAACGCCAATCCTTACTTTAACatatgtgaaaataaaaatatatgcattcatcagtgctttatAAACAACACTAACGTTTTTGTCCATTGGCTTGTGTCGACCACGTCACGTGTCGATACctcatctgtaagcgcaggaccccgagtcgatctggcagccgagtcaatctggtCCCACACCGGCCTGACCCGGCTCAAGGATAGTGGTGTAAAATATCGGCAGGCCCGGTCGGGTAAATCAAAACCCTAATTTTGTTCTCTTTTTTCACCAGCTGTCCCGGGAAAATATAAATCTCTCCCGGGACACAATATGTCCCGTTTTTTGGGGGAAATGCCAACACTTCATTTGATAACTTTCGTTCTGTAGTCTAATACGGTTCCTGTGCTTCTATGGCTCTTAAAATTGTCCCCGTTTTCTTCCCGTCTATGCGTACGTGACCGTGACGCCCCCATTCTTGCGCTCCTCAGACAGAGCGGGAACACCATTTCAAACATAAACATATTCAATTGGAGGAAAGTCACTCAGTGTGAGTGGAGTAGAGCGCTGCGTCTTCATTTGCAATGGGAGGAGAGACTGACGAGGAAGGAGATGGAGCCAATAAAACATGCAAGGCGAAACTTCTAAATCTCACTAAAATATGAAGGGAAAAACACATTGGAAATCcatgcaaaaacaaaaaaaacatcaagttgtgctatcaaacaaacaaaaacacgcaGCCATTGCAACTTTTATGAACAAAAAAGCTTCACCAGACAAGATTGCAGCGGCAGAGCTTTGCAGTGTTTACCATGGAGTGAAACATAGCCACAGCTACTTATCAACGGATTGCTACAATAAAGTGAGTGCGAAGATCTTTACTATTGCCACAAAAATGTCATGTGGAAGAACAAAAAGTGAGGCTTTAGTTCAGAATGTCTGAGCTCCTTACAGCCAGGAGAATTTAGCCACAGAACTGCAAAAGGCACTGTCTGTTCTGACGCATCAAACTCGGGCAACGCAAAACTGTATCCATATACTGTACAGTATTTCCACGGAGAACAGGACGTTCAATATGGGCTGTTGGAATTTTATGAAGACCCCCATGAAACTAGCCGTGCTATCTATGAGCAAATTGTGGATATCACAGAGAAAGAAATGGTGTAAGTCAGATTAGCGCATATGGAGCGGACAATGCATCTGTGAATTTTGGCACGCATAACTCAGTTTTCCAAAAACTGAAAGGAGTCAATCCACACATCATGAAGGGAAATTGCAAATGTCACTTGATCCACAACACCCTGAAAAACGCAAACAGAATTTTCAGTGCTGCAGGTTATGATGCTGAAGCTACTGTCTTAAAAATCGACAGCGAATATTTCAGTACAGTATAAAGAAATACTTAGGCATGTTCCAACCCGTTGGCTATCTCTGTTGCCTGCAATTCAGCGGATCTTGGAGTGTTGGCCTGCCATGAAGTGCTACTTTTTGTCATTGGGAAAGAAGGACTGTCCTGACATTATTTGGAGGGTTATGTGCAAAAGTGCTGCTGATGTTGCCGCCGACAGCAGCGATGAGGATGAGGTGACAGTGTCTGAGTGTGTCCTGCTGTTTCTTCACAATATCATGCAAGAGTTTCACTGCGCAATTCTGAAGTTGGAAAATGAGAGTGCTACTCTACTTGACATTCTGGAAGTAATGAGTCGACTGCGCAGCCAACTAAACTTGCGCCGTGCCCGTGCAGACAGGTTCTATGGTCATAAAACAAAGCAAGCAACCCGAAAACTGAGTGCAACAGAACAATCAAAGTTTGCAACACTGATTGACTGCTTCTTTGAAAAGGCTATTCTGTACCTTGAGGCTCACTTTGATTTTGATGATCCAGTTTTATCTCACACGAGCTGTCTGCGTCTGAGCGGTCCAATGGAGTGGGATGCACTTGAGGGATTGGTCAACAAACTAGCTCTGGACATAGATGAAGACAAACTGTACCAGGACTACACTGTATTACGTTGACTTAGTAGTCAACGTAGTATAGTTAACCTAGTATTTGCAATGCAAATACTAGGTGTCAACCTGGAgtacaaaacaaatgttcatAAGATTTTGATGATTTAGTATCCCCAACAACAAGCGCTCCAATGCGTTCTTGTCGTAGGCCTATTGATTTTAATGAGGTTGGGCCAACAGTGTGaatcccaattcacatgtgaaaaaaagagGCTAAACTTATGTCGATTTTGAAATTTACTTCCCCCAGTAGTATTTCTTAAATGTGAAGCctgcattttattttctcacggtgtatattgtgtgcttaataaccagcaatatatgatttcatttcgattcaaataatatgtttcttggaattggtatccattattatcatttttttttctcttcaaacaaaacaataaaaataaagaaacaaagaaaagacaaatattATGTCTCCTCCATTTCGGCACTTTGCGCTTCCTCGGGATACCGAAGATAGGtggtaataaataataataataataatacatttaatttagaggcgcctttcaagacacccaaggtcaccttacagagcatatagtcatcatacattttttaaaaaacaagacattgtggaaaaaaataaaaaaataaataaataaacataagcaataagaaataaataaaacaaaaacaagacaaaacaaaacaaaaaaacaatcaaaacagtgatcagttagacgttgtgtgcgagtttgaacaggtgagttttgagttgtgacttgaaggttgtaatggtgtctgactgttttatgtgtggggggagggagttccagagcctgggtgctgaacagctgaatgaccgggcacccattgtagtgagtcgtgatgtggggatacatagtagtccagcagaggttgagcggagggagcgggagggagtgtattcttggaggaggtcgcagagataactgggggctaggttgtggagagctttgtaggtgaggagtagggttttgtattggatacggtagtgtactgggagccagtgaagttgaatgaggacaggggtgatgtggtcaggtgatttggtgcgggtgatgatccgggcggctgagttctgaatgatctgcagtctgttgatgagtttggtggggagtccggtgaggagggcgttgcagtagtctatgcgtgatgtgacaaatgagtgaactaggatttcagtgctggattgggtcagtgatgggcggagtctggcgatgttgcggaggtggaagaatgcagtccgggtgatgttgtgaatatggggtgcaaatgagagggtgttgtccaggatgacgccgaggctcttgactttggaggagaagggtactgggaatccatcgataattatgagtggagctggggtgtgttgtgatttagtgagggtagagtagagttcacacacacacacacacacacacacacacacacacacacacacacacacacacacacacacacacaggtcatttTGTAGGTCATTGTTATGGTTGGCTGTGTTAATATTGGAGTTCACAGCACATCTGCTTCAGAAGAGCTATGCCCTTCAGTATGGAGATTCTCCAACAAAAAAGTGGAGCACTACCACTTCATGAGATGTGTTATGTCATGCTGTGGAAGATAACAGTATATCAGTCAGAATAAACTTCCAAAGactgtgtcacgttaaaattgtaccgggggcgaaaattgtaccggcctacgtcatcagttgtttacatcttgacaacctgcctggcaacagacgacgcgatcgtctgttgccgggcaggttgcaaaaaacattcggctcatgtttccaaaagacgaaataacataatacacataacggatcgctagataacacttgtttttactttatattagtattgtatttaattgtttaatcgaatagcaacagacgacgcgatcgtctgttgccgggaaacgggcgatcgcatcaaatgacgtaggaaggttcttgaacattcgcatcctacgtcatttgacgcgatcactgactgaagattatgcaagtaaaaagtgtatgtctcgctagaaatgttattagaaacatgtttaacggtgaatcgatcctaaaatattgcatttcccattcagataataaagattaataaagatcatacacattcactgactgaagattattcaaggaaaaagtacatttctcactagaaatgtcatcagaaacacgtttaatggtgaatctgtcaaacaaatcaatcgacaatagttgcataacgtgacggcatcaccgttgatagacattgatttcctttcgTCTATATCCGACAGTGAGGGATTAACACTAATGTCTATCTGGCGTTGAAAAACGACGAAAAATGTACCCATTTTTCGTCGGATATTGACGCCAGGGATCCTtgcgtcacacatttgacgagtagggagtgagactgtgttgaacAGAAATGCTACAGCTTAGAAGCCAAATTTCTTTCTTTACCCCTTTAGTTCCACTCCCAACACTTTCTCTGATTCAGGGAGCTTTAGCTTGTCCTGCCAGGATAGCTATATTTGGTTGGTCATGTTGAACGCTGCCTCACAGCTGTGGGCCCGACCAAGTTCAACATGTACAATTGCCAAGTTCTCGGTCGATTTGAGGTATGCGTTGAACTGCCCATTTGACAAATGAACTTTGAATTTTGGATTAAACGCTGTTTACAACTTTTCTCAATTTAGAGCGCACCTAACATATGTCTGTCAGTGTGATTGTGGTTGATGTAAGACCATCCTAGATATTCTGGTGGGCCTTGTACTATTGCTACAGCGCCATCTACTGTTGGTAATAAGTAGTAGATCGCGAAAACAATGATTGAcccatataaataaaaaaataaataacgcaCTCAACAATTATCATAAATGCTTTTTTTATGTAGCATTAAATTAAACAGATGAcggaaaaatgtattaaatcaACATTTTAAAGAGTGCACTTATatggatttaaaaaaacattatcaAACTGCTTTGAAAAAAAAGGCGACATCTAGCCTAGTTGTAGGCAACAATAAATTAATTGTAGCTTATGTGTTTGGAGTTAAGATGAGACAGTGATTGTGTAGCCTATGTTTGAAAGGGGGGTTATTATATATCTTAGCATTCGTTTTTGAGTATGACTTTGACTAAATTTCACACCGGTTCAACTTGCAGCTGCTTGAGCATGGTTTAAAATATGCAGGTCATGAAGCGTATTCAATCCGCTTTATTCACAGAGCGGCTATATTGGCTAGGTGGATGGTTAACCTTCTAGAATCTTTTGAACAATGACAACTCAGTGCGTTCATTTTAGTTCTGCATTCAATTACCTCACTCAGGTAGCATTAAAAATGCATTTAGAAATCGTTTTTATGTCATGTTGGTTTCCCAAAGTGGGTGCACCCGGGTGGGTGCTACgcactggtggtggttggtgaggtccccccttcactgtaaagcatcTTTGAGtctctagaaaagcgctacataaattaAACCCATTATTATTAAAGATTCTAGGTTTCAGCTCCATGGCCAATAAGTGGCTTATCAATTGTAAAATATAATTATCAAATGTATAGGCCTAGTAAAAGCAGTTGGCCTCAAGTAATCTTTAATTTATAATAgtgacaataaaacaaaactgCTTCATAAGTTAAGATGATGTTTAATTGAATGATAGATCCATACAAACAAGCAGATTTGataattgttttttaattttaaattgCCATTTAATGGCCAATTATtaaacattcattcattctttcagGCGCATTCGTCCACCATATATATAGATTATCAAATATTTTTCTGTTCTAAAAACACATTACTTAACTCAACTCGACTGTGTGAAAACTAGTGCATCTCATAAAGCTATTTGGCAAAGTGAACAGCGAAACTAAAACTTTTGTTATGTCCGTCTGCAAAATAGAAAAATGTAGAAATAAATTAAGTCACAAAAAATTGGTTATTTCTATATCGACAATATGCAGTTCTCGGGTCAGAAATACGAAAGTCATCCAACATTTTGCCGACGTCACGATTACGTGCCAAAAGCCTCGACATATGACGAAACAGAAACCGCTTCCGGTCTCTAGTGCGTTTCAGCGAGTCAAGATCACACACCACCAGTGCAGTCCTTTGCCAGAGTAGTTCCTAACGAACTATCACAAGGTAACGACTTTTATAGTTTAACGTCATTTTATATAAGGCTTCTGTTCTACCTGCTTCCAAGCTTCCCGTATTATGTATCTTATTGGTGTGTttaacaatgttatttttgaccTTCGTCTTCTTGGATGTGTTATGCTTGGGGACACTACGTTATGCTTGGGGACACTGCGTTATGCTTGCGGACACTGCGTTGTTACACTACGCAGATAGGTCTATAGCTGACCCTGGCCACCTCTGGCTTTTTAAACATCAGATGTTTAAATATTTGATGTCTAACAATCACAAATTTAACATCCAAAATGAACTTGAGCCTTGTTGAAAATGATGTCGTAATATGTGTTATTTTTTCTCCAGGAAGTTATTCAAGATGACAGACGCTGATAATTATAATGAATCCAAGTTCATGCGGAAAGCGAAGGAGAATCCATTTGTCCCAGTTGGTTAGTAGCCTAAACTAACAATCCTCATCTAAATACATAGAGGAATAgcttattaattaataaaataatacttGAAGGCATTGATTTGGAAATGCATACATTGTGAGCCtttatatttagggcatttaacaGACACTTTTTATCCATAACCACTTACATtaagtacatttatcagaagaaagagaaacaaaagtatatcgctgtcggttcagtaaggatgttcatcatTTCTTCTTTGTTACTGATACTAGACAGACTTCAACATGACCTTATCAATTACTGTTAAATAATTTCCAATTCATTATTGTCCTTGGCATCATAACAGGAATGGCTGGGTTCTTTGCCATTGTCGGGTACAGACTTTATAAAATGAAAAGTCGCGGGGATACCAAGATGTCCGTGCACCTGATCCACATGCGTGTAATGGCCCAGGGCTTCGTGGTGGGAGCCATGACTATCGGTATGGACCTTTTTGTTCACTATCACCCCATCTGGAAATGTATCATGACCTTGCTTTTTCATAACAATTATCTGACTGGCTTGTTCTATAGGCTTACTCCAAGGTTATTATTTATCCCAATGCAATTTGTAAATGACCATAGATAAGGCATGTATGCCATCATGCTTGTTAGTAGTCAATAACGTCTCTCAAGCGTAATGTGTTAAAAGTAGTTTTCCGCCCTGGTATGGTGGCCTAATATAGTCACtctataatttattataaaTGCAGTTTATAGTTAATAATTTTGATCTGAAGGTTGCTGCCATGACCTCCGATACATGACAGGATGATCTGAGTTAACATGCCTCAGGTCTAATAAGGAAACATGACGACAGGAGTCATGTTTACAGTATCAATTTACAGAGGATCGACAAATCATCGAAACACAAACAGGTTTTACCAAATATGCATGCATGGTCATTCCTATCTAATCAAAGTAGCAACTGTAGAGAAggattgaaaaatatatataaggtGCAGGTAAACTAATTAACAACAGTCAATTTAACCGGAGTGTCCACACTAAGTGTCCAGCCCGGGGGTAGAAGCGCCTAATGAGTCTGGTGGTCTGTGCTTGGTTGATCCGTTTATGCCTGCCAGATGGTAATAGCTCAAAGAGTCTATGATGTCCAGGGCTGCGAGTGGCTTCGGTTTTCAACTCATCGTGTCTCGGTGCCTTGCGCAAAGGGGATGCGTATGGCACATTTCTGCCTTTTCGATGTATGTGTATTAAACCAATTTGGGTAGTGTTATTCGTATATGCAAAGTAGTCTTGGTGAGCCGGCAATTGACCGAACTGCGGGCGGAAGAAATATAAGTTTTGGTGTAGCAAGGAGCAAAGACTTGGTGTGTCTTACCCTCTCCGTACCATATAACAGTAAAACCATTGTTATCATTGGGTTGTTCGATGTCTTAGTCATTTAATAGGTCCTAGATGTGGCATTTTACGTGACTGGTCTGGACCCACCCATAATCCCTTGTTCACATGTCACATGAAAAATCTCCTCTGTATCTTATTCAATGTTTTTGATTTATGCTTCTTCTTTTCTGCCTCAGGTGTCATTTACTCGATGTACAGAGATTTTGTGGTGAAGCCCAGAGAAGCACAAAAAGCCCTGGAACCCAAGTG is a window of Gadus macrocephalus chromosome 8, ASM3116895v1 DNA encoding:
- the higd1a gene encoding HIG1 domain family member 1A, mitochondrial codes for the protein MTDADNYNESKFMRKAKENPFVPVGMAGFFAIVGYRLYKMKSRGDTKMSVHLIHMRVMAQGFVVGAMTIGVIYSMYRDFVVKPREAQKALEPK